In Haloplanus rubicundus, one DNA window encodes the following:
- a CDS encoding 50S ribosomal protein L21e, with product MPSSNGPLKGTRGKLSNDPRERGASPPQRAIQEYETGQKVHLKIDPSVSEGRFHPRFNGHTGTVVGTQGRAFKVEINDGGKDKTLIARPAHLTAQQ from the coding sequence ATGCCGAGTTCGAACGGACCGCTGAAGGGGACGCGCGGCAAGCTCTCGAACGACCCCCGAGAGCGCGGCGCCTCCCCGCCCCAGCGCGCGATTCAGGAGTACGAGACCGGTCAGAAAGTTCACCTCAAGATCGACCCCAGCGTCTCCGAGGGTCGGTTCCATCCCCGCTTCAACGGCCACACCGGCACCGTCGTCGGGACGCAGGGCCGCGCGTTCAAAGTGGAGATCAACGACGGCGGCAAGGACAAGACGCTCATCGCGCGCCCGGCACACCTCACGGCCCAGCAGTAG
- a CDS encoding RAD55 family ATPase: protein MYDLGPPLDVEVEPGSNLLLSGPALTGKKQLAFDILAAGVRNDEGAIVVSNTDGAKRVFETLGERFEYVDRPVAVVDCVTRQQGVSEARDEAQVRYTSSPVDMTGVGIKFSELLEEFYERQDIERNRVFLDSLSTLLMYSDLQTVFRFLHVFTGRVQSVDGLGLYAIDSTAHDDKTMNTLKQLFDGVVETHEDGEPTANLPDI, encoded by the coding sequence ATGTATGATCTTGGCCCCCCGCTCGATGTCGAGGTCGAACCGGGGTCGAACCTGCTTCTCTCCGGCCCCGCGCTCACCGGAAAGAAACAGCTCGCCTTCGATATCCTCGCCGCGGGCGTTCGAAACGACGAGGGGGCAATCGTCGTCAGCAACACCGACGGCGCCAAACGGGTGTTCGAGACGCTCGGCGAGCGGTTCGAGTACGTCGACCGCCCCGTCGCCGTCGTCGACTGCGTCACCCGACAGCAGGGCGTCAGCGAGGCCCGCGACGAGGCACAGGTGCGATACACTTCCTCGCCGGTCGACATGACCGGCGTCGGGATCAAGTTCTCCGAACTGCTGGAGGAGTTCTACGAACGACAGGACATCGAGCGCAACCGCGTGTTTCTGGACTCGCTGTCGACGCTCCTGATGTATTCGGATCTCCAGACGGTCTTTCGCTTCCTGCACGTCTTCACTGGGCGGGTCCAGAGCGTCGACGGCCTCGGCCTCTACGCCATCGACTCCACCGCCCACGACGACAAGACGATGAACACCCTCAAACAGCTGTTCGACGGCGTCGTCGAGACCCACGAGGACGGCGAGCCGACCGCGAACCTCCCCGATATCTGA
- a CDS encoding response regulator — MATAQPTVLLVDDERDVVDVYALAFTGGEYTVLKAYSGEEALEKVDDADIVLLDRRMPGLSGQDVLDEIRNRGLDVRVAMVTAVDPDFDIADMDFDTYLTKPVSDDELRATVDELLTLSEYDEQVRERFAVAEKLAVLEAEKTENELNASAEYAQLQARAAELDAKSSETFGSMTTETFEKALSELDDGTNTE; from the coding sequence ATGGCAACAGCGCAGCCGACCGTGCTCCTCGTCGACGACGAACGGGACGTCGTCGACGTCTACGCGCTCGCGTTCACCGGTGGCGAGTACACCGTACTGAAGGCGTACAGCGGCGAGGAGGCACTCGAAAAGGTCGACGACGCCGACATCGTCCTGCTCGACCGTCGAATGCCGGGACTCTCCGGCCAAGACGTACTCGACGAGATCAGAAACCGCGGGTTGGACGTTCGGGTGGCGATGGTGACGGCCGTGGATCCCGACTTCGATATCGCCGACATGGACTTCGATACGTATCTCACCAAGCCGGTGAGCGACGACGAACTCCGCGCCACCGTCGACGAACTGCTCACCCTCTCGGAGTACGACGAGCAGGTTCGTGAGCGGTTCGCCGTCGCGGAGAAGTTGGCGGTGCTCGAAGCCGAAAAGACCGAGAACGAACTGAACGCGAGCGCCGAATACGCGCAGTTACAGGCGCGGGCGGCAGAGCTGGACGCCAAGTCGTCGGAAACCTTCGGATCGATGACCACGGAGACCTTCGAGAAAGCGCTGTCGGAACTCGACGACGGAACGAACACCGAGTAA
- a CDS encoding RNA polymerase Rpb4 family protein, which yields MTIFKEKLDEEYVTVSEVKELLAEVEAERAADVDREMRYELARAIEHVNTFAVLDGDESRELAEALLELEQVDEEAAFKIADLLPQDRDELRSVFAHGRYSLDGDELDEILNVVAKYA from the coding sequence ATGACCATATTCAAAGAGAAGCTCGACGAGGAGTACGTCACCGTCTCCGAGGTCAAGGAACTCCTCGCCGAGGTCGAAGCCGAGCGGGCCGCCGACGTGGACCGCGAGATGCGCTACGAGCTCGCCCGCGCCATCGAGCACGTCAACACGTTCGCCGTCCTCGACGGCGACGAATCTCGCGAACTCGCCGAGGCACTGCTCGAGCTCGAACAGGTCGACGAAGAGGCCGCGTTCAAAATCGCCGACCTGCTCCCGCAGGATCGTGACGAGCTCCGGTCGGTGTTCGCTCACGGCCGCTACTCGCTCGACGGCGACGAACTCGACGAGATTCTGAACGTCGTCGCGAAGTACGCCTGA
- a CDS encoding type II toxin-antitoxin system death-on-curing family toxin — MTDAVTYPSVRLVLDLHEQVVAEGDATEPGVRSEAAVESALQYVSEGFFGEVPESTHEKAVHLMRLLVADHPFVDGNKRTALRTVVVFYMLNGYTFDYGDEIRTLLRRFATDEAEVDIETAVVYFRSCTRRN; from the coding sequence TTGACCGACGCCGTCACCTACCCGTCCGTCCGACTCGTCCTCGACCTCCACGAACAGGTCGTCGCGGAAGGTGACGCTACGGAACCGGGCGTCCGGTCGGAAGCTGCAGTCGAATCAGCGTTGCAGTACGTTTCAGAGGGGTTCTTCGGTGAAGTCCCCGAATCGACCCACGAAAAAGCGGTGCATCTGATGCGACTGCTCGTCGCCGATCATCCGTTCGTCGACGGAAACAAGCGAACGGCACTCCGGACGGTAGTCGTCTTCTACATGCTGAACGGATACACGTTTGACTACGGCGACGAGATCCGTACGTTACTTCGCCGCTTCGCGACCGACGAAGCCGAGGTGGACATCGAGACGGCAGTCGTCTACTTTCGGAGTTGCACTCGGCGGAACTGA
- a CDS encoding ABC transporter ATP-binding protein codes for MIEVEGLRKTYGDFPAVVGSTFDVDRGEIFGIVGPNGAGKTTTLKMIAGLVDPSVGTATVAGVDAGNPEMRHSLGFLPEESPLYEDMTARSYLDFFADLYDVPEGEASERIERTLDRLELDHRDRRLGDVSKGMKRKVAIARSLVNDPDVLIYDEPASGLDPLTTNYVLEFVRELRDAGKTVLFSAHNLYHVESVCDRVAIMNRGEIVARGTVPEIRDEYGTTEYRVFTSVAVDGAAQEGDRHVVTVDDMAAVEDVRERAAAAGGEVVDIRTREPSLEDIFLDLAADADPDPRGGA; via the coding sequence ATGATCGAGGTCGAAGGCCTCCGCAAGACCTACGGCGACTTCCCCGCCGTCGTCGGCAGCACGTTCGACGTGGACCGCGGCGAAATCTTCGGGATCGTCGGCCCGAACGGCGCGGGCAAGACGACGACGCTGAAGATGATCGCCGGCCTCGTCGACCCGAGCGTGGGGACGGCCACCGTCGCCGGCGTCGACGCCGGCAATCCGGAGATGCGGCACTCGCTCGGCTTCCTCCCCGAGGAGTCACCGCTCTACGAGGACATGACCGCCCGGTCGTATCTCGACTTCTTCGCCGACCTCTACGACGTGCCGGAGGGCGAGGCGAGCGAACGCATCGAGCGGACGCTCGACCGCCTCGAACTCGACCACCGTGATCGCCGCCTCGGCGACGTATCGAAGGGCATGAAACGCAAGGTCGCCATCGCGCGGTCGCTGGTGAACGACCCCGACGTGCTGATCTACGACGAACCCGCGAGCGGCCTCGATCCGCTGACGACCAACTACGTCCTGGAGTTCGTCCGCGAACTCCGCGACGCGGGCAAGACCGTCCTCTTCAGCGCACACAACCTCTATCACGTCGAGAGCGTCTGTGACCGCGTCGCCATCATGAACCGGGGCGAAATCGTCGCCCGCGGCACCGTCCCCGAAATCCGTGACGAGTACGGCACCACCGAGTACCGCGTGTTCACGTCCGTCGCCGTCGACGGCGCGGCACAGGAGGGGGACCGCCACGTCGTGACCGTCGACGACATGGCGGCGGTGGAGGACGTGCGCGAACGCGCCGCCGCGGCGGGCGGCGAGGTGGTGGACATCCGCACCCGCGAACCGAGCCTCGAAGACATCTTCCTCGACTTGGCGGCGGACGCCGACCCCGACCCACGGGGTGGAGCGTGA
- a CDS encoding ABC transporter permease family protein gives MSGRLDRLREGLRAVARIARWETRRSVGVVDRQTAVLGFVALLLAGAVGGAAIATGGVALDRDVYRVGVDDDSPYHEVVRESPALAAQPPDIGRLGREVEVVVSDGRVYVADSKKARAALSTFRSAVRSRNLQRMREEPNESAAFPVVVTLQYVERGPDGVVASGGGGGSGGRASDGDGDGGVNSGTSDGSDDGGAGTGSGGSDGGGNDGFGAAASGSTGDGPLGVPSFGGVAGGLLGGGTSGSPADISPPFPFGALVLAFVFFIPMNFVIQPYGSTVLNERINRRGELLLVAPVSPTAIVAGKTLPYLATLVGITAVVALAIGGGPVSVAAVAPIATLYLAATFVGGMFARSFKELTFVTVSISVFLTSYAFVPAIFTNVTPIALISPLTLVVHDLQGTGVTAAEYVFSTGPFYVGSAVCFLLGIGVYREEDMFTQRPVPLKFLDALNSRITGLRSVAVLSSLSIPFVFIAELLAIAVLFVLPVEVSVPLLLVAVAAVEEVAKSVHVYAGFRGPFAGQRGWRTALVLGALSGLGFFVGEKLTAIVQFVGLPNLTLGRAAFSSAGIAATPALGLLLLLAPLALHATTTSIAALGATRNRSTYLAALVPAVAVHAAYNLAVVSVLG, from the coding sequence GTGAGCGGCCGTCTCGACCGACTCCGGGAGGGCCTCCGCGCCGTTGCCCGCATCGCGCGCTGGGAGACACGACGGAGCGTCGGCGTCGTCGACCGGCAGACGGCGGTCCTCGGCTTCGTGGCTCTCCTCCTCGCGGGCGCCGTCGGCGGGGCGGCCATAGCCACCGGCGGCGTCGCCCTCGACCGCGACGTGTATCGGGTCGGCGTCGACGACGACAGCCCCTACCACGAGGTCGTTCGGGAGAGCCCCGCGCTGGCGGCGCAACCACCCGATATCGGCCGACTGGGTCGGGAGGTCGAAGTCGTCGTCAGCGACGGCCGCGTCTACGTCGCCGACTCGAAGAAGGCGCGTGCGGCGCTGTCGACGTTCCGCTCCGCCGTCCGGAGCCGGAACCTCCAACGGATGCGCGAAGAGCCAAACGAGTCGGCCGCGTTTCCGGTCGTCGTGACCCTGCAGTACGTCGAGCGGGGTCCAGACGGTGTCGTCGCGAGCGGGGGTGGGGGCGGGAGCGGCGGCCGCGCCAGCGACGGCGACGGCGACGGCGGCGTCAACTCCGGGACGAGTGACGGGAGCGACGACGGCGGCGCCGGCACCGGGAGCGGGGGCAGCGACGGTGGGGGCAACGACGGCTTCGGCGCCGCCGCGAGCGGATCGACCGGCGACGGTCCCCTCGGCGTCCCCAGCTTCGGCGGCGTCGCTGGTGGCCTCCTCGGCGGTGGCACCTCCGGGTCGCCGGCCGACATCTCCCCGCCCTTCCCCTTCGGCGCGCTCGTCCTCGCGTTCGTCTTTTTCATCCCCATGAACTTCGTCATCCAGCCCTACGGGAGCACCGTCCTGAACGAACGGATCAACCGACGGGGCGAACTCCTGCTGGTCGCCCCCGTCTCACCGACGGCCATCGTCGCCGGGAAGACGCTGCCCTACCTCGCCACCCTCGTCGGGATCACGGCGGTCGTCGCCCTCGCCATCGGCGGCGGGCCGGTGAGCGTCGCCGCCGTCGCCCCCATCGCGACGCTGTATCTCGCCGCCACCTTCGTCGGCGGTATGTTCGCCCGGTCGTTCAAGGAGCTCACCTTCGTCACCGTCTCCATCTCCGTCTTTCTCACCTCCTACGCCTTCGTCCCCGCCATCTTCACGAACGTCACGCCCATCGCGCTCATCTCGCCGCTGACGCTCGTCGTCCACGACCTGCAGGGGACGGGCGTGACGGCCGCCGAGTACGTCTTCTCGACCGGGCCCTTCTACGTCGGCTCCGCGGTCTGCTTTCTGCTCGGTATCGGCGTCTACCGCGAGGAGGACATGTTCACCCAACGGCCCGTCCCGCTGAAGTTCCTCGACGCGCTCAACAGCCGGATCACCGGGCTGCGGTCGGTGGCCGTCCTGAGCTCGCTCTCCATCCCCTTCGTCTTCATCGCCGAACTCCTCGCCATCGCCGTCCTGTTCGTCCTGCCGGTGGAGGTGTCGGTGCCGCTGCTCCTCGTCGCCGTCGCCGCCGTGGAGGAGGTGGCGAAAAGCGTCCACGTCTACGCCGGGTTCCGGGGGCCGTTCGCGGGGCAGCGAGGGTGGCGGACTGCGCTCGTCCTCGGCGCGCTCTCGGGACTCGGCTTCTTCGTCGGCGAGAAGCTCACGGCCATCGTCCAGTTCGTCGGCCTCCCGAACCTGACGCTCGGGCGGGCGGCGTTCTCCTCGGCGGGTATCGCGGCGACGCCGGCGCTCGGCTTGCTCCTCCTGCTCGCCCCACTCGCCCTCCACGCGACGACGACGAGCATCGCGGCGCTCGGGGCGACGCGGAATCGGTCGACCTATCTGGCGGCGCTGGTTCCGGCCGTCGCCGTCCACGCGGCCTACAACCTCGCGGTGGTGAGTGTCCTTGGGTGA
- a CDS encoding competence/damage-inducible protein A, which yields MEVAILTVGDEVLSGDTANANATWLASRLTDAGATVARILTLPDDRAAIRETVETWRETFDAVIVTGGLGGTHDDVTADAIADAFSRELVVHPAVREDVIETVAAYRDRNPDLVEAHDLDIDVDAWAALPEGSRPLVNPEGLCPGCVLDTVYAFPGVPAEVRALFDLVAGEFGGDAVSTTLYTPQPEGSMVEAVAGVRDRFDVTVGSYPSTETRNRIKLTGTDPDAVAAAAAWLRDRIDVVEGP from the coding sequence ATGGAAGTCGCCATCCTCACCGTCGGCGACGAGGTACTGTCGGGCGATACGGCGAACGCGAACGCGACGTGGCTGGCGTCACGACTCACCGACGCGGGCGCGACGGTCGCCCGCATCCTCACCCTCCCCGACGACCGCGCGGCCATCCGCGAGACGGTCGAGACGTGGCGCGAAACCTTCGACGCCGTAATCGTCACCGGCGGCCTCGGCGGCACCCACGACGACGTGACCGCGGACGCCATCGCGGACGCCTTCTCCCGTGAGCTGGTCGTCCACCCCGCGGTCCGCGAGGACGTGATCGAGACGGTCGCCGCCTACCGCGACCGGAATCCGGACCTCGTGGAGGCCCACGACCTCGACATCGACGTGGACGCGTGGGCGGCGTTGCCCGAGGGGAGCCGACCGCTCGTGAACCCCGAAGGCCTCTGTCCCGGCTGCGTCCTCGACACCGTCTACGCCTTCCCCGGCGTCCCCGCGGAGGTGCGGGCGCTGTTCGACCTCGTGGCCGGCGAGTTCGGCGGCGACGCCGTCTCGACGACGCTCTACACCCCTCAGCCCGAGGGGTCGATGGTCGAGGCGGTCGCCGGCGTCCGCGACCGGTTCGACGTGACCGTCGGCAGCTACCCCAGTACGGAGACGCGCAACCGAATCAAGCTGACCGGCACCGACCCCGACGCCGTCGCCGCGGCGGCCGCGTGGCTCCGCGACCGGATCGACGTCGTCGAGGGGCCCTAA
- a CDS encoding tripartite tricarboxylate transporter permease, translated as MLPVPAATPTVGTTALAYALLGVALGTCSGLTPGLHANNFALLLASVVPSLPGPTVALGAAMLAAGVVHTFLDVVPALTLGVPDPATAAVTLPGHRLVLDGRGREALRLSALGSGLAVVVALLVAVPVTRAVEAFYPTLRRHLPVLLAAVGAFLVATEPTWRRRLAAVATIGVAAGLGWLVLDLEPTGPVAAGGVLAPLFAGLFGAPVLIEALSGEGVPPQADPTVTLDPRTVLGTASAGAGAGALVGYLPGVSAAVGTVLVLPAVPGKSGARGFLVASSGANTANTVFALFALLALGTPRTGVMVAMDRADTVASAGVLLGTVCLAAAAGFALVVSVGDAYLRTVGRLDYARVCLATGGLLVVLAYLFAGSLGLAIFALAAVVGLLPPVLGVRRVHLMAVLVPAIVLA; from the coding sequence ATGCTCCCCGTGCCGGCCGCCACGCCCACCGTCGGGACGACGGCGCTCGCCTACGCGCTCCTCGGCGTCGCTCTCGGCACCTGTAGCGGGCTGACGCCCGGCCTCCACGCCAACAACTTCGCCCTCCTACTGGCGTCGGTCGTCCCGTCGTTGCCGGGACCGACCGTCGCCCTCGGCGCCGCGATGCTCGCCGCGGGCGTCGTCCACACCTTCCTCGACGTGGTGCCGGCGCTCACGCTCGGCGTGCCCGACCCGGCGACGGCGGCGGTCACGCTGCCGGGGCACCGTCTCGTCCTCGACGGCCGCGGCCGGGAGGCCCTCCGACTGTCGGCGCTCGGCAGCGGCCTCGCCGTCGTCGTCGCCCTCCTCGTCGCGGTTCCCGTCACCCGCGCCGTCGAGGCGTTCTACCCGACGCTCCGTCGTCACCTTCCCGTCCTCTTGGCCGCGGTGGGCGCCTTCCTCGTCGCCACCGAACCGACGTGGCGACGACGGCTCGCCGCCGTCGCGACCATCGGCGTCGCCGCGGGATTGGGGTGGCTCGTCCTCGATCTGGAGCCGACGGGACCGGTCGCGGCGGGCGGCGTCCTCGCGCCGCTGTTTGCCGGCCTGTTCGGCGCGCCGGTGTTGATCGAGGCGCTCTCGGGCGAGGGCGTCCCGCCACAGGCCGACCCGACGGTGACCCTCGATCCGCGGACGGTGCTCGGAACCGCGAGCGCCGGGGCGGGCGCGGGGGCGCTCGTCGGCTACCTCCCCGGCGTCTCCGCCGCCGTCGGGACGGTGCTCGTCCTCCCGGCCGTCCCGGGAAAGTCGGGCGCCCGGGGCTTTCTCGTCGCCTCCAGCGGCGCCAACACGGCCAACACCGTCTTCGCCCTCTTTGCCCTCCTCGCGCTCGGCACGCCCCGAACCGGCGTGATGGTCGCGATGGATCGGGCCGACACCGTCGCGTCGGCGGGCGTCCTCCTCGGAACGGTCTGTCTCGCGGCGGCCGCCGGGTTCGCGCTCGTCGTCTCGGTCGGCGACGCGTACCTCCGGACGGTCGGCCGCCTCGACTACGCGCGTGTGTGTCTCGCCACGGGCGGCTTGCTCGTCGTCCTCGCCTATCTGTTCGCGGGGAGTCTCGGTCTCGCCATCTTCGCGCTCGCGGCCGTCGTCGGCCTCCTCCCGCCCGTCCTCGGCGTGCGCCGCGTCCACCTGATGGCCGTACTCGTTCCCGCCATCGTGCTGGCGTGA
- a CDS encoding ABC transporter permease: protein MGDPRLTIARRELATLRSEKTIVLALLIQLFIAAFSSFLVVGLVSLYDPGSVEGYETTVGVTGDAADDLLRVVDEQPSMAGTAYDSQAAARTAFRNGEVDAVLLADRRAGRVFVTATVPDGSVRTTVIVVQLRDALSTFERTERDDRASFLSSTPLDLPPRAGSTPYYGFSYTVLLPLLCFLPVFISGSMVVDSVTEEVDRGTLELLRVAPVSTVDIVDGKVWASAALAPAQAGLWLALLDFNGTTVRHPLALLAVVAALALLVVTLGATIALLSPDRRAAQFLYAVGVLVAFGGSTLLPYSPVNTVARLAVDSVGATYPLLVAGYVALGVAAYVLLRRAVPRIELGA from the coding sequence TTGGGTGACCCGCGCCTGACCATCGCGCGGCGGGAACTGGCGACGCTGCGGTCGGAGAAGACCATCGTCCTCGCCCTCCTGATTCAACTGTTCATCGCCGCCTTCTCCTCGTTTCTCGTCGTCGGTCTCGTCTCCCTGTACGATCCGGGGAGCGTCGAGGGCTACGAGACGACGGTCGGCGTCACCGGCGACGCGGCCGACGACCTGCTTCGCGTGGTCGACGAACAGCCGTCGATGGCGGGCACCGCCTACGACTCGCAGGCCGCGGCGCGGACGGCGTTCCGGAACGGGGAGGTAGACGCCGTCCTCCTCGCCGACCGGCGGGCGGGGCGGGTGTTCGTGACCGCCACGGTGCCCGACGGGTCGGTCCGGACGACGGTGATCGTCGTTCAACTGCGGGACGCCCTCTCGACGTTCGAGCGGACGGAACGCGACGACAGGGCGTCGTTCCTGTCGTCGACGCCGCTCGACCTCCCACCCCGAGCCGGGTCGACGCCCTACTACGGGTTCAGCTACACCGTCCTGTTGCCCCTCCTCTGCTTTCTCCCCGTCTTCATCAGCGGGTCGATGGTCGTCGACTCGGTGACCGAGGAGGTGGATCGGGGGACGCTCGAACTCCTCCGGGTCGCACCCGTCTCGACCGTCGATATCGTGGACGGTAAGGTGTGGGCGTCGGCGGCGCTCGCACCCGCTCAGGCCGGCCTCTGGCTCGCCCTCCTCGATTTCAACGGGACGACCGTCCGCCACCCGCTCGCGCTCCTCGCCGTCGTCGCCGCGCTCGCCCTGCTGGTGGTGACCCTGGGCGCGACCATCGCCCTCCTCTCCCCTGATCGGCGCGCGGCGCAGTTCCTCTACGCCGTCGGCGTGCTGGTCGCGTTCGGAGGGTCGACGCTGCTCCCGTACAGTCCGGTCAACACCGTGGCCCGCCTCGCCGTCGACAGCGTCGGCGCGACCTATCCGCTGCTCGTCGCGGGCTACGTCGCCCTCGGCGTCGCCGCCTACGTCCTGCTCCGGCGGGCGGTGCCGCGGATCGAACTGGGGGCGTGA
- a CDS encoding elongation factor 1-beta, giving the protein MGKVAAKMKVMPQSPDIDLDDLQDRLEASLPEGAKINGFERDEVAFGLVALLPTVIVPDDAGGTEAVEESFSGVDGVESVAVENVGRI; this is encoded by the coding sequence ATGGGGAAGGTCGCCGCCAAGATGAAGGTCATGCCGCAGAGCCCGGACATCGACCTCGACGACCTGCAGGACCGACTCGAGGCGTCGCTCCCCGAGGGCGCGAAGATCAACGGCTTCGAACGCGACGAAGTCGCCTTCGGCCTCGTGGCGCTCCTGCCGACGGTCATCGTCCCCGACGACGCGGGCGGGACGGAAGCCGTCGAGGAGTCGTTCTCCGGCGTCGACGGCGTCGAGAGCGTCGCCGTCGAGAACGTCGGCCGCATCTAA
- a CDS encoding CoA-binding protein, which produces MTDATEADIRTLLDAETIAVVGCSATPGKAAHDVPAYLQRQGYEIVPVNPHRDEVLGREAADSLADVSERVDLVDVFRPSEEVSGIVDAVIERVERRGDVEGLWLQLGIRDDDAVARARDAGLTVVQDRCLKVEHGRLRD; this is translated from the coding sequence ATGACCGACGCCACCGAAGCCGACATCCGAACTCTGCTCGACGCCGAAACCATCGCGGTCGTCGGCTGTTCGGCCACGCCCGGGAAGGCCGCCCACGACGTGCCCGCGTACCTCCAGCGGCAGGGCTACGAAATCGTCCCGGTCAACCCACACCGCGACGAGGTGCTCGGTCGCGAGGCGGCCGACAGCCTCGCCGACGTGTCGGAACGCGTCGACTTGGTGGACGTGTTCCGCCCGAGCGAGGAAGTGAGCGGCATCGTCGACGCGGTGATCGAGCGGGTCGAACGGCGGGGCGACGTGGAGGGGCTCTGGCTCCAGTTAGGCATCCGCGACGACGACGCGGTCGCGCGTGCCCGAGACGCCGGGCTCACCGTCGTTCAGGATCGGTGCCTCAAGGTCGAACACGGCCGACTGCGCGACTAG
- a CDS encoding HVO_2753 family zinc finger protein, which yields MSQTEGKQERQCVSCGINISGMSAAAFKCPDCGQQIYRCAKCRKQSNLYECPDCGFRGP from the coding sequence ATGAGCCAGACGGAAGGAAAACAGGAGCGCCAGTGTGTCTCCTGTGGGATCAACATCTCCGGGATGAGCGCCGCCGCGTTCAAATGTCCGGACTGCGGCCAACAGATCTACCGCTGTGCGAAGTGCCGCAAGCAGAGCAACCTCTACGAGTGTCCCGACTGCGGGTTCCGGGGGCCGTAA
- the rpl12p gene encoding 50S ribosomal protein P1 — MEYVYAALILNETGEEINEDNVTAVLEAAGVDVEQSRVKALVAALEDVDIEEAIDTAAAAPAAGGAAGGAAGGDDDDDEGDEAADEAEEEEAADEEEDEDEEASGEGLGELFG, encoded by the coding sequence ATGGAATACGTTTACGCAGCACTCATCCTGAACGAGACCGGCGAAGAGATCAACGAAGACAACGTGACCGCGGTCCTCGAAGCCGCCGGCGTCGACGTGGAGCAGTCCCGCGTCAAGGCGCTGGTCGCCGCCCTCGAGGACGTCGACATCGAGGAGGCCATCGACACGGCCGCCGCCGCGCCCGCCGCGGGCGGCGCCGCTGGCGGTGCGGCCGGTGGCGACGACGACGACGACGAGGGCGACGAGGCCGCCGACGAGGCCGAGGAAGAGGAAGCCGCCGACGAAGAAGAGGACGAGGACGAAGAGGCCAGCGGCGAGGGTCTCGGCGAACTCTTCGGCTGA
- a CDS encoding DUF5798 family protein: MGLGSTAKKLQQIADMAEDVYARLNQLREQVTETRETVEETKSRVDEMDHELAEQRAIVEALAEREGIDVDAITAEVHVVDAESEASDSESTTGDA, translated from the coding sequence ATGGGACTTGGAAGTACGGCGAAGAAGCTTCAGCAGATCGCCGACATGGCCGAGGACGTGTACGCCCGCCTGAACCAGCTCCGCGAACAGGTCACCGAGACGCGGGAAACCGTCGAGGAGACGAAATCGCGGGTCGACGAGATGGATCACGAACTGGCCGAACAGCGGGCCATCGTCGAAGCCCTCGCCGAACGGGAGGGGATCGACGTCGACGCCATCACCGCGGAGGTTCACGTCGTCGACGCCGAGTCGGAGGCCAGCGATAGCGAGTCGACGACCGGTGACGCCTAG